A genome region from Arachis duranensis cultivar V14167 chromosome 8, aradu.V14167.gnm2.J7QH, whole genome shotgun sequence includes the following:
- the LOC107461853 gene encoding transcription factor FER-LIKE IRON DEFICIENCY-INDUCED TRANSCRIPTION FACTOR — MDAHQETLIFNNDYEVHDFTEDPNFDQLINLIRGDNNNEDDAAVFFNYGSDIITNDCFLDDNQNQNHLLLPYDQIHQSHNNNSSNEVMMNNVCGDDPSPTNLISSFSCFDEGVVNRENEGEYSSATTTATDEANLSGKPRLKADRSKTLISERRRRSRMKEKLYALRSLVPNITKMDKASIIGDALSYVHELQAQAKKLKAEVAGLEASLFVSENYKASFDDNYIKTVQVTHNSHPINKKIVQIEMVQVEERGYYVKIVCNKGGGVAASLYRALESLVGFSVRNSNFETVCDTILLTFTLNVKGFEPEVNLPNLKLWVTGALLNQGFEFMANFHY, encoded by the exons ATGGATGCTCACCAAGAAACACTGATATTCAACAATGATTATGAGGTGCATGATTTCACTGAGGACCCCAACTTTGATCAGCTCATCAATTTAATTAGAGGGGATAATAATAATGAAGATGATGCTGCTGTGTTCTTTAACTATGGTTCAGACATTATCACCAATGATTGCTTCCTTGATGataatcagaatcagaatcattTACTTCTTCCATATGATCAGATTCATCAGAGCCATAACAACAATAGTAGCAATGAAGTGATGATGAATAATGTGTGTGGTGATGATCCTAGCCCTACTAACCTTATTAGCTCCTTCTCTTGCTTTGATGAAGGGGTGGTTAATAGAGAAAATGAAGGAGAGTATTCTTCTGCAACCACAACTGCAACTGATGAGGCTAATCTTAGTGGTAAACCAAGGCTGAAAGCTGATAGGTCCAAGACTCTCATCTctgagaggaggaggagaagcagAATGAAGGAGAAGCTTTATGCACTCCGCTCTTTGGTCCCTAACATAACAAAG ATGGATAAGGCATCGATCATTGGAGATGCATTATCGTACGTGCATGAGCTTCAAGCACAAGCTAAGAAGCTAAAGGCAGAGGTTGCAGGACTTGAAGCATCTCTGTTTGTGTCAGAAAATTACAAAGCATCCTTTGATGACAATTACATAAAAACTGTTCAAGTCACACACAATAGCCACCCGATCAACAAGAAGATAGTGCAG ATAGAGATGGTTCAAGTGGAAGAAAGAGGGTATTATGTGAAGATAGTGTGCAACAAAGGAGGAGGAGTTGCTGCATCACTCTACAGGGCTCTCGAGTCTCTTGTGGGTTTCAGTGTTCGGAATTCAAACTTTGAAACTGTTTGTGACACTATACTACTTACATTTACATTGAAT GTTAAAGGCTTTGAACCAGAAGTTAACCTGCCAAACTTGAAGCTATGGGTGACAGGCGCTCTTCTCAACCAAGGCTTTGAATTCATGGCAAATTTTCATTATTGA